From Lagenorhynchus albirostris chromosome 15, mLagAlb1.1, whole genome shotgun sequence, one genomic window encodes:
- the VGF gene encoding neurosecretory protein VGF produces the protein MKSLRLPAPVLLCFLLLTKGLGAAPPGHPEAQPPPPSSEHKEPVAGDAVLGPKDVSAPEVRAARNSEPQDEGELFQGVDPRALAAVLLQALDRPASPPAPGGSQQRPEEEAAEALLTETVRSQTHSLPAPETQAPAAPPRPQTQENGPEAADPSEELEALASLLQELRDFSPSSAKRQQETAAAETETRTHTLTRVNLESPGPERVWRASWGEFQARVPERAALPPPAPPQFQARMPESGPLPEAHQFGEGVSSPKTHLGEALAPLSKAYQGLGAPFTKARRPETSLLGGSEAGERLLQQGLAQVEAGRRQAEATRQAAAQEERLADLASDLLLQYLLQGGARQRGLGGRGLQQEEERETERGQEAAEQERRGGEERAGEEDEEAAEAEAEAEEAERARQNALLFAEEEDGEAGAEDKRSQEETPGHRRKEAEGAEEGGEEDDDDEEMDPQTIDSLIELSTKLHLPADDVVSIIEEVEEKRKRKKNAPPEPVPPPRAAPVPTHARSPQPQPLSPAPARDELPDWNEVLPPWDREEDEVFPPGPYHPFPNYIRPRTLQPPAASRRRHYHHALPPSSHYPDREAQARRAQEQAEAEERRLQEQEELENYIEHVLLRRP, from the coding sequence ATGAAATCGCTCAGGTTGCCGGCTCCTGtcctcctctgcttccttctaCTGACCAAGGGGTTGGGAGCAGCGCCCCCGGGGCACCCTGAGGCTCAGCCACCTCCCCCCAGCTCTGAGCATAAAGAGCCGGTAGCCGGGGACGCAGTGCTCGGGCCGAAGGATGTTAGCGCCCCAGAGGTCCGAGCCGCTAGGAATTCAGAGCCGCAGGACGAGGGAGAGCTTTTCCAGGGCGTGGATCCCCGGGCGCTGGCCGCGGTGCTGCTGCAGGCACTCGACCGCCCGGCCTCGCCCCCAGCGCCTGGCGGCTCCCAGCAGCGGCCAGAGGAAGAAGCAGCAGAAGCTCTGCTGACCGAGACCGTGCGCAGCCAGACCCACAGTCTCCCAGCGCCAGAGACCCAGGCGCCCGCGGCCCCGCCTCGCCCTCAGACTCAGGAGAATGGTCCCGAGGCGGCCGACCCCTCCGAGGAGCTCGAGGCGCTAGCTTCCCTGCTTCAGGAACTGCGAGATTTCAGTCCGAGCAGTGCCAAGCGCCAGCAAGAGACGGCGGCAGCAGAGACGGAAACCCGCACGCACACGCTGACCCGAGTCAACCTGGAGAGCCCCGGGCCGGAGCGCGTGTGGCGGGCTTCCTGGGGAGAGTTCCAGGCGCGCGTCCCGGAGCGCGCGGCCCTGCCGCCGCCTGCTCCCCCGCAATTCCAGGCGCGTATGCCCGAGAGCGGGCCCCTTCCCGAAGCCCACCAGTTCGGGGAAGGAGTGTcctcccccaaaacacacctAGGTGAGGCACTGGCACCCTTGTCCAAGGCGTACCAAGGCCTGGGCGCTCCCTTTACCAAGGCGCGCCGGCCGGAGACCTCACTCCTGGGCGGCTCTGAGGCGGGAGAGCGCCTTCTACAGCAAGGGCTGGCGCAGGTGGAAGCCGGGCGGCGGCAGGCGGAGGCCACACGGCAGGCCGCGGCCCAGGAAGAGCGGCTGGCCGACCTCGCCTCCGACCTGCTGCTCCAGTATTTGCTGCAGGGCGGGGCTCGGCAGCGCGGCCTGGGGGGTCGGGGGCTGCAGCAGGAGGAGGAGCGAGAGACCGAGAGGGGGCAGGAGGCGGCGGAGCAGGAGAGACGCGGCGGGGAGGAGAGGGCGGGGGAAGAGGATGAGGAggcggcggaggcggaggcggaggcggaggagGCGGAGAGGGCGCGACAGAACGCTCTACTGTTCGCCGAGGAGGAGGACGGAGAAGCCGGAGCCGAAGACAAGCGCTCCCAGGAGGAGACGCCCGGCCACCGACGAAAGGAGGCcgagggggcagaggagggcgGGGAGGAGGACGACGACGACGAAGAGATGGACCCGCAGACAATCGATAGCCTCATTGAGCTGTCCACCAAACTCCACCTGCCAGCGGACGACGTGGTCAGCATCATCGAGGAGGTGGAAGAGAAGCGGAAGCGGAAGAAGAACGCCCCTCCCGAGCCTGTGCCGCCCCCCCGGGCCGCCCCCGTCCCCACTCACGCCCGCTCCCCgcagccccagcccctctccccagccccggcTCGGGACGAGCTGCCCGACTGGAACGAGGTGCTCCCGCCCTGGGATCGGGAGGAGGACGAGGTGTTTCCCCCGGGGCCCTACCACCCTTTTCCCAACTACATCCGGCCGCGAACACTGCAGCCACCCGCTGCCTCGCGCCGCCGCCACTACCACCACGCCCTGCCGCCTTCGAGCCACTATCCCGACAGGGAGGCCCAGGCGCGGCGCGCTCAGGAGCAGGCGGAGGCAGAGGAGCGCCGGCTGCAGGAGCAGGAAGAGCTGGAGAATTACATCGAGCACGTGCTGCTCAGGCGCCCGTGA